In Mycolicibacterium mucogenicum DSM 44124, the following are encoded in one genomic region:
- a CDS encoding type 1 glutamine amidotransferase domain-containing protein has translation MRAEEGDESIAELADYAGQAEQNLDESIAPLEGKKVAILATDGVERRELQEPRDAVQAAGASTEVVSLQEGSIDMRDNDLSPGGTEPVERLVADITPADFDALLIPGGTVNADKLRTDDKAVKFVRDFVESGKPVGVICHGPWTLIDAGIAKGRTLTSYPSLRIDLQNAGATVVDREVVIDGNLITSRGPDDLPAFSSAVVEALAGGA, from the coding sequence ATGCGTGCTGAGGAAGGCGACGAATCGATCGCCGAACTGGCCGACTATGCCGGGCAAGCCGAACAGAATCTGGACGAGAGCATTGCCCCGCTCGAGGGCAAGAAGGTGGCGATTCTCGCCACCGACGGCGTCGAACGCCGGGAACTGCAGGAGCCCCGAGACGCCGTACAAGCAGCGGGTGCCAGCACCGAAGTGGTATCGCTGCAAGAAGGCTCCATCGACATGCGCGACAACGACCTGAGCCCCGGTGGCACGGAGCCTGTGGAACGTCTGGTCGCTGACATAACACCTGCCGACTTTGACGCACTGCTGATTCCTGGCGGCACAGTGAATGCCGACAAGCTGCGCACCGACGACAAGGCCGTGAAGTTCGTCCGCGACTTCGTCGAATCCGGCAAGCCCGTCGGCGTCATCTGTCACGGCCCGTGGACGCTCATCGACGCCGGCATCGCCAAAGGCCGAACGCTGACGTCGTATCCGAGCCTTCGAATCGATTTGCAGAACGCGGGAGCGACCGTGGTCGATCGCGAGGTCGTCATCGATGGGAACCTGATCACCAGTCGCGGCCCGGACGACCTGCCGGCGTTCTCGTCGGCTGTTGTGGAGGCTCTCGCCGGCGGCGCTTAG
- a CDS encoding LLM class F420-dependent oxidoreductase: MTRPVRVAVQIQPGGTPDYATWRDAVMAADDLGVDVIFGYDHFHRPAMKAIVDGKPVLFDEQPDVANFEGWTALASWGEITSHAEIGLLVTGVGYRNADLLADMARTVDHISGGRLILGLGAGWYEKDYTTYGYDFGTFGSRFDLFDESLVRIENRLAALIPPPVRKIPILIGGTGPKRSLPAVAKHADIWHAFQDLEAFRRSSERVDELAATYGRNGADIERSTLWTNAEAADGFREAGVTLFQTELTSDNGYDLTSLKEVVAWRDGA; encoded by the coding sequence ATGACTCGTCCCGTCCGCGTCGCGGTACAAATCCAGCCCGGCGGCACGCCTGACTACGCCACGTGGCGCGATGCCGTCATGGCAGCCGACGACCTCGGTGTCGACGTGATCTTCGGCTACGACCACTTCCACCGCCCGGCGATGAAGGCCATCGTCGACGGCAAGCCCGTCCTGTTCGACGAGCAGCCCGACGTCGCCAACTTCGAGGGCTGGACCGCGCTCGCGTCGTGGGGCGAGATCACCTCACATGCCGAGATCGGGCTCCTCGTCACCGGCGTCGGCTACCGCAACGCGGACCTGCTGGCCGACATGGCGCGTACCGTCGACCACATCAGCGGTGGCCGGCTGATCCTCGGCCTGGGCGCCGGGTGGTACGAAAAGGACTACACGACTTACGGTTACGACTTCGGCACCTTCGGCTCGCGCTTCGACCTGTTCGACGAGAGCCTGGTCCGCATCGAGAACCGGCTGGCCGCCCTGATCCCGCCGCCGGTCCGCAAGATTCCGATCCTCATCGGCGGCACCGGGCCCAAGCGCTCATTGCCCGCCGTCGCCAAGCACGCCGACATCTGGCACGCATTCCAGGATCTCGAGGCGTTCCGCAGGTCCAGCGAACGCGTCGATGAGCTGGCAGCGACGTACGGCCGCAACGGTGCTGACATCGAGCGCTCCACGCTCTGGACCAACGCCGAAGCCGCCGACGGTTTCCGCGAGGCCGGCGTCACGCTCTTCCAGACCGAGCTCACATCCGACAACGGCTACGACCTCACCTCTCTCAAAGAGGTCGTAGCCTGGCGGGACGGCGCGTGA